In a single window of the Odocoileus virginianus isolate 20LAN1187 ecotype Illinois unplaced genomic scaffold, Ovbor_1.2 Unplaced_Scaffold_13, whole genome shotgun sequence genome:
- the PNMA5 gene encoding LOW QUALITY PROTEIN: paraneoplastic antigen-like protein 5 (The sequence of the model RefSeq protein was modified relative to this genomic sequence to represent the inferred CDS: inserted 3 bases in 2 codons; substituted 4 bases at 4 genomic stop codons), with protein LEDWCRGMDLDPRKVLLIVRIPMECSEAEIKETLRRGLGSLCTYRVLGTMFRREDQAKAVFLELTNTINYATVPSRILGKGGTWEVVKSCSPDEEFINRLKYFLKDESRRMVDVAKTLGYRTHFEGAEPEGLAQVRQPVLXPLKESLWYQKLKTFSRNTLPGPGEESFETWLEQVTETMQLLQVSDXEKWRRLLESLCGPAXSIMWVLRVSNDSMTVEGCLEALKQIFGAKEDHRTLQSKLSQTFQKSGETISGFLVXLEPXIQKAMQHSPMSVRSADTIHLKHILARASMTTALRGKLELLDQXECVPTFLQLMKLLRDKEECEAPMAVTKKNKSPAERVCRASEDSVLIPQVMVQAGSIAESSTQTIQEEIIPFLKRRWLSSSCDTGEEGHSQALFPRAENQPLAKPRPQLAAEESGNERGAGAIE; from the exons TTGGAGGATTGGTGCAGAGGAATGGACCTGGACCCTAGGAAAGTCTTGCTAATTGTGAGGATCCCCATGGAGTGTAGTGAGGCAGAAATTAAAGAGACCCTGAGGAGGGGCTTAGGGTCCCTCTGCACCTACAGGGTGCTGGGCACAATGTTCAGAAGGGAAGACCAGGCTAAGGCAGTTTTCCTTGAATTGACTAACACCATCAACTATGCTACCGTGCCCAGCCGGATCCTAGGAAAGGGAGGTACCTGGGAAGTGGTGAAATCCTGTAGCCCAGATGAGGAATTTATCAACAGACTGAAGTACTTCCTAAAAGATGAGAGTCGAAGAATGGTAGATGTGGCCAAAACCCTGGGCTACAGAACTCACTTTGAGGGGGCGGAGCCAGAGGGTTTGGCTCAAGTCAGGCAACCAGTATTGTAGCCTCTGAAAGAAAGCCTGTGGTACCAAAAACTCAAGACGTTTTCAAGAAACACTCTCCCAGGACCAGGTGAAGAGAGCTTTGAAACCTGGCTAGAGCAGGTGACTGAGACGATGCAGCTATTGCAGGTGTCAGA TGAGAAGTGGCGGCGTTTGCTGGAGAGCTTATGTGGCCCTGCCTAGTCCATCATGTGGGTGCTCAGGGTCAGCAATGATTCCATGACAGTGGAAGGGTGCCTGGAGGCCCTGAAGCAGATATTTGGGGCTAAAGAGGACCACAGAACCTTACAGTCTAAGTTATCCCAGACCTTCCAGAAGTCTGGAGAGACCATCTCTGGTTTTTTGGTATGATTAGAGC TGATTCAGaaagccatgcagcacagcccCATGTCAGTGAGAAGTGCAGACACGATTCACCTGAAACACATCCTAGCTCGAGCCTCCATGACCACTGCCCTCCGGGGCAAGCTCGAGCTACTGGATCAGTGAGAGTGTGTGCCCACTTTCCTGCAGTTAATGAAGCTCCTTCGAGATAAAGAGGAGTGTGAGGCCCCCATGGCAGTGACCAAGAAGAATAAGAGTCCAGCAGAAAGGGTCTGCAGGGCATCAGAAGACAGTGTTCTGATCCCTCAGGTCATGGTACAGGCAGGGTCAATTGCTGAGAGCAGCACTCAGACCATCCAGGAAGAGATCATTCCATTTCTGAAGCGCAGGTGGCTATCTTCCAGCTGTGACACTGGGGAGGAAGGCCACAGCCAGGCACTATTTCCTAGGGCCGAGAATCAGCCTCTGGCAAAGCCCAGGCCTCAGCTGGCAGCAGAAGAGTCGGGGAACGAGAGAGGGGCTGGGGCCATTGAATAA